A stretch of the Porites lutea chromosome 12, jaPorLute2.1, whole genome shotgun sequence genome encodes the following:
- the LOC140921289 gene encoding uncharacterized protein: MATSSLNARKLRPDSKEIRGRNDCIFSVNRGPVTSQKRDKSQFEDHRQRAFVESMQNAFRTISFRSEPTVGEENLTRRSTSRKAGEIISQTQAPGKTNYALMDKKSEELVQNFVPECYEHILNFHHYRSDIARLNSGFKVLYLSGNKDEAEKDTNLRRVYGQKSKTPKGKASSINRHYLKLPGRKFTSTRKANTVATKEVTSSQNIKEKGSHNSNNNNKINSKERLTSFRARVHRQNFMATDANLNTKQRQHCKDDQKQPKIQCENELPCFKHGNAPVEERVENQPSLHSIASDIPPNPPMTTPEDLSRRSSIRTLVFEGEDVSDGKKATMPATQTTSHRKAANQRQHYLAPFHSRFPHLKASSAPTSSSQMRQKRFGDFTAVPSWQQYRILCDAFRPSTEMNFYQKFKRPKFATATELEYYIDIVSETTNDSSLHMS; this comes from the coding sequence ATGGCTACAAGCTCGTTAAATGCGCGCAAATTGAGGCCTGACAGCAAAGAGATCCGCGGAAGAAATGACTGCATATTTAGTGTAAACCGTGGCCCAGTGACATCTCAAAAACGCGATAAATCACAGTTTGAAGATCATCGACAAAGGGCGTTTGTTGAAAGTATGCAGAATGCATTTCGCACTATTTCATTTCGCTCAGAACCAACCGTTGGAGAAGAGAATCTCACACGTCGAAGCACTTCACGAAAGGCAGGGGAAATTATCTCCCAAACTCAAGCACCTGGTAAAACGAACTATGCCTTGATGGACAAAAAATCTGAAGAGCTGGTGCAGAATTTTGTACCTGAATGTTACGAGCATATATTAAATTTTCATCATTACCGGAGCGACATAGCAAGGCTGAATTCTGGTTTCAAAGTTCTGTACCTTTCTGGTAACAAAGATGAAGCAGAAAAAGACACCAATCTAAGGAGAGTTTACGGACAAAAGTCAAAGACTCCGAAAGGTAAAGCTTCTAGCATAAATAGGCATTATCTAAAGCTTCCAGGGAGAAAGTTCACTTCAACAAGGAAGGCAAACACTGTTGCTACGAAGGAGGTTACATCATCGCAAAACATCAAAGAGAAAGGAAGTCACAACTccaacaataataacaaaataaactcaAAGGAAAGATTAACTTCATTCAGGGCGAGGGTACACAGACAAAATTTCATGGCGACCGACGCGAATTTGAATACGAAACAACGACAACATTGTAAAGACGATCAGAAACAGCCTAAAATTCAATGTGAAAATGAACTGCCTTGTTTTAAACACGGAAATGCGCCTGTCGAAGAACGTGTAGAAAATCAGCCCAGTTTACACAGCATTGCAAGTGATATCCCTCCAAACCCACCCATGACCACTCCAGAAGATCTATCCAGAAGATCTTCGATCCGAACGCTGGTTTTTGAAGGTGAAGATGTTTCGGATGGGAAAAAAGCCACTATGCCGGCGACACAAACTACATCCCACCGAAAAGCTGCGAATCAAAGACAGCACTATCTAGCACCCTTCCACTCTCGCTTTCCGCATCTTAAAGCAAGTTCAGCTCCCACTTCTTCAAGTCAAATGCGACAAAAGAGGTTTGGAGATTTCACAGCGGTTCCTTCTTGGCAACAATACCGTATACTGTGTGATGCGTTCAGACCTTCGa